One part of the Streptomyces nigra genome encodes these proteins:
- a CDS encoding 2-dehydropantoate 2-reductase, with product MKVAVLGAGAIGAYVGAALHRAGADVHLIARGPHLAAMRQHGVRVLSPRGDFTARAHATDDPAEVGPVDYVFLGLKANAYAACGPLIAPLLHERTAVVAAQNGIPWWYFHRHGGPYDGHRLESVDPDGAVSAVLAPERAVGCVVYAATELEGPGVVRHLEGTRFSVGEPDRSVSRRCLAFSEAMIAGGLKCPVEPDLRNDIWLKLLGNISFNPISALARATMRQMCLHGGTRKVIEIMMTETLAVATALGCEVGVSIERRLAGAEKVGDHRTSTLQDLERGKPLELDVLLAAVVELAEITGVPVPTLRTVHAISDLLALRSAA from the coding sequence GTGAAAGTTGCAGTCCTCGGCGCCGGTGCCATCGGCGCCTACGTCGGAGCCGCGCTGCACCGCGCGGGTGCCGACGTGCACCTGATCGCCCGTGGACCGCACCTCGCGGCCATGAGGCAGCACGGGGTGCGGGTGCTCAGCCCGCGCGGCGACTTCACCGCCCGCGCCCACGCCACCGACGACCCGGCCGAGGTCGGTCCGGTCGACTACGTCTTCCTGGGCCTGAAGGCCAACGCGTACGCGGCGTGCGGGCCGCTGATCGCGCCGCTGCTGCACGAGCGCACGGCGGTCGTCGCCGCCCAGAACGGCATCCCCTGGTGGTACTTCCACCGGCACGGCGGCCCCTACGACGGGCACCGTCTGGAGAGCGTGGACCCGGACGGCGCGGTCAGCGCGGTGCTCGCGCCCGAACGGGCCGTCGGCTGCGTCGTGTACGCCGCCACCGAACTCGAAGGGCCGGGCGTCGTACGGCACTTGGAGGGCACCCGGTTCTCCGTCGGCGAGCCCGACCGCAGTGTGTCCCGGCGCTGTCTCGCGTTCAGCGAGGCCATGATCGCCGGCGGGCTGAAGTGCCCGGTCGAACCCGATCTGCGCAACGACATCTGGCTCAAGCTGCTCGGCAACATCTCCTTCAACCCGATCAGCGCGCTCGCCCGCGCCACCATGCGGCAGATGTGCCTGCACGGCGGCACCCGCAAGGTCATCGAGATCATGATGACCGAGACGCTGGCCGTCGCCACGGCGCTGGGCTGCGAGGTCGGCGTCTCCATCGAGCGCCGGCTCGCGGGTGCCGAGAAGGTCGGCGACCACCGCACCTCCACGCTCCAGGACCTGGAGCGCGGCAAGCCGCTCGAACTCGACGTGCTCCTCGCGGCCGTCGTCGAGCTGGCGGAGATCACCGGCGTCCCGGTGCCCACCCTGCGCACCGTGCACGCCATCTCGGACCTGCTCGCGCTGAGGAGCGCCGCATGA
- a CDS encoding MFS transporter small subunit, with protein sequence MSADDAPPARRGLIAFSWVWVGAPLAYGLYELVRKATQLFTG encoded by the coding sequence ATGTCCGCTGACGACGCCCCGCCCGCCCGGCGCGGACTGATCGCCTTCTCCTGGGTGTGGGTGGGCGCACCGCTCGCGTACGGGCTCTACGAACTCGTCCGCAAGGCGACGCAGCTGTTCACGGGCTAA
- a CDS encoding beta-ketoacyl-ACP synthase III, protein MNGSRIVAVGHYQPARVLTNEDLAGMVDTSDEWITSRVGIRTRHIAGPDEPVDELAAHAAAKALAAAGLTPADIDLVLVATSTAVDRSPNMAARVAARLGIPSPAAMDINVVCAGFTHALATADHAVRAGGATRALVIGADKMSDVTDWTDRTTCVLVGDGAGAAVVEASGEQGIGPVLWGSVPEMGHAVRIEGQPARFAQEGQSVYRWATTKLPAIARGACERAGYAPEDLAAVVLHQANLRIIEPLAQKLGAVNAVVARDVTESGNTSAASIPLAFSKLVEQGRISSGDPVLLFGFGGNLSYGGQVVRCP, encoded by the coding sequence ATGAACGGCTCGCGCATCGTCGCCGTCGGCCACTACCAGCCCGCGCGCGTCCTCACCAACGAGGATCTGGCGGGCATGGTCGACACCAGTGACGAGTGGATCACCTCGCGGGTCGGCATCCGCACGCGCCACATCGCCGGACCCGACGAGCCGGTCGACGAACTCGCCGCCCACGCCGCCGCCAAGGCGCTCGCGGCGGCCGGTCTCACGCCCGCCGACATCGACCTCGTGCTCGTCGCGACCTCCACCGCCGTCGACCGCTCGCCCAACATGGCAGCGCGCGTCGCGGCCCGGCTCGGCATCCCCTCGCCGGCCGCCATGGACATCAACGTCGTCTGTGCCGGCTTCACCCACGCGCTGGCCACGGCCGACCACGCGGTGCGGGCGGGCGGGGCCACCCGCGCGCTGGTCATCGGCGCCGACAAGATGTCCGACGTCACCGACTGGACCGACCGGACGACCTGTGTGCTGGTCGGGGACGGGGCGGGCGCCGCCGTCGTGGAGGCGTCCGGCGAGCAGGGGATCGGGCCGGTGCTGTGGGGCTCGGTGCCCGAGATGGGGCACGCGGTGCGCATCGAGGGCCAGCCCGCGCGGTTCGCCCAGGAGGGCCAGAGCGTCTACCGCTGGGCGACGACCAAGCTGCCCGCCATCGCCCGCGGCGCCTGCGAGCGCGCGGGATACGCCCCCGAGGACCTCGCCGCCGTCGTCCTGCACCAGGCCAACCTGCGCATCATCGAACCCCTCGCGCAGAAGCTGGGCGCGGTCAACGCGGTGGTCGCGCGCGATGTCACCGAGTCCGGCAACACCTCGGCGGCGAGCATCCCGCTGGCGTTCTCCAAGCTCGTGGAGCAGGGGCGGATCTCCAGCGGCGACCCGGTGCTGCTCTTCGGCTTCGGCGGCAACCTCTCCTACGGCGGACAGGTCGTCCGCTGCCCCTGA
- a CDS encoding OFA family MFS transporter, whose protein sequence is MSPPMAPAGWSRWLVPPAALSVHLSIGQAYAWSVFKPPLESALGLSGTQSALPFQLGIVMLGLSAAFGGTLVERKGPRWAMTVALVCFSSGFLLAALGAAVEQYWLIVFGYGFVGGIGLGIGYISPVSTLIKWFPDRPGMATGIAIMGFGGGALIASPWSAQMLESFGTDSSGIALAFLVHGLTYAVFMLLGVLLVRVPRPVKTDGGGPAVLDGPQVSARSAVRTPQFWCLWIVLCMNVTAGIGILEKAAPMITDFFADTSTPVSVSAAAGFVALLSAANMAGRIGWSSTSDLIGRKNIYRVYLGVGALMYALIALAGDSSKPLFILCALVILSFYGGGFATVPAYLKDLFGTYQVGAIHGRLLTAWSTAGVLGPLIVNWIADRQEEAGKDGSSLYTLSLFIMIGLLAVGFVANELVRPVHPRHHEPVARPQEKEASDVR, encoded by the coding sequence ATGAGTCCCCCCATGGCACCCGCGGGATGGAGCCGCTGGCTGGTTCCGCCCGCCGCACTCTCGGTCCATCTGTCCATCGGCCAGGCCTACGCCTGGAGCGTGTTCAAACCCCCACTGGAATCGGCCCTCGGCCTCAGCGGCACCCAGAGCGCGCTGCCCTTCCAGCTCGGCATCGTCATGCTCGGCCTGTCGGCCGCGTTCGGCGGCACGCTGGTGGAGCGCAAAGGGCCCCGCTGGGCGATGACGGTCGCCCTGGTCTGCTTCTCCTCCGGCTTTCTGCTCGCCGCGCTGGGCGCGGCCGTCGAGCAGTACTGGCTGATCGTGTTCGGCTACGGCTTCGTCGGCGGGATCGGCCTCGGCATCGGCTACATCTCGCCGGTGTCGACGCTGATCAAGTGGTTCCCCGACCGGCCCGGCATGGCGACCGGCATCGCCATCATGGGCTTCGGCGGCGGCGCCCTCATCGCCTCCCCGTGGTCGGCCCAGATGCTGGAGTCCTTCGGCACCGACAGCTCCGGGATCGCCCTGGCGTTCCTGGTGCACGGCCTGACGTACGCGGTCTTCATGCTGCTCGGCGTCCTGCTGGTCCGCGTGCCGCGCCCGGTGAAGACGGACGGTGGCGGGCCCGCCGTCCTCGACGGGCCGCAGGTGTCCGCGCGCAGCGCCGTGCGCACCCCGCAGTTCTGGTGCCTGTGGATCGTGCTCTGCATGAACGTCACCGCCGGCATCGGCATCCTGGAGAAGGCCGCGCCGATGATCACGGACTTCTTCGCGGACACCTCCACCCCGGTGTCGGTGTCGGCCGCCGCCGGCTTCGTCGCCCTGCTGTCCGCCGCCAACATGGCGGGCCGCATCGGCTGGTCGTCCACCTCCGACCTGATCGGGCGCAAGAACATCTACCGCGTCTACCTCGGCGTCGGCGCCCTGATGTACGCCCTGATCGCGCTGGCCGGCGACTCCTCCAAGCCGCTGTTCATCCTGTGCGCGCTGGTCATCCTGTCCTTCTACGGCGGCGGCTTCGCCACCGTCCCCGCCTATCTGAAGGACCTCTTCGGCACCTATCAGGTCGGGGCCATCCACGGGCGGCTGCTCACCGCCTGGTCCACGGCCGGCGTCCTCGGACCCCTGATCGTCAACTGGATCGCCGACCGGCAGGAGGAGGCGGGCAAGGACGGCTCGTCCCTCTACACCCTGTCCCTGTTCATCATGATCGGGCTGCTCGCCGTCGGGTTCGTCGCCAACGAACTCGTCCGGCCCGTCCACCCCCGCCACCACGAACCGGTGGCGCGGCCGCAGGAGAAGGAGGCCAGCGATGTCCGCTGA